One stretch of Tepiditoga spiralis DNA includes these proteins:
- a CDS encoding 4Fe-4S cluster-binding domain-containing protein has product MLEIAGYIEESLTDGPGIRSVVFFQGCSRNCKDCHNKSINEKGKGKKITINECFNMIKKISNNKKITISGGEPLEQYNNLLKLTKKLYENKYDICIYTGNNLKEIPKELLYYINYIKVGYFDNKKTNVELNYYGSKNQKFYKIEKGEKICLKEI; this is encoded by the coding sequence ATGTTAGAAATAGCAGGTTACATAGAAGAAAGTTTAACAGATGGTCCTGGAATAAGAAGTGTAGTTTTTTTTCAAGGATGCAGCCGTAATTGCAAAGATTGTCACAATAAATCTATAAATGAAAAAGGAAAAGGAAAAAAAATAACAATAAATGAATGTTTTAATATGATAAAAAAAATTTCAAATAACAAAAAAATAACTATCTCAGGAGGCGAACCTTTAGAACAATATAATAACCTTTTAAAATTAACAAAAAAATTATATGAAAATAAATATGATATATGTATATATACTGGAAATAATTTAAAAGAAATTCCAAAAGAACTACTTTATTATATAAATTATATAAAGGTAGGATATTTTGATAATAAAAAAACAAATGTTGAGTTAAATTATTACGGTTCAAAAAATCAAAAATTTTATAAAATAGAAAAAGGAGAGAAAATATGTCTAAAAGAAATTTAG
- the nrdD gene encoding anaerobic ribonucleoside-triphosphate reductase: protein MSKRNLANTKDNSINLILEKSIDYQKNYILKSIIPLNLSKNHKNKNFWIHDLEYYDISHNCIGLNIKTLIKKDNKNISFEKALKLLYKKIVEITNIQSGGIGIINFDTDMAYYLKNETKKEISYHINDFFNKLNLPIRKGCEKPYVTLNFGLDTSEKGRLISNVLLEEFEKGNDENEPYIFPNLVFKIKNGINYNEKDINYDLLIRALKTTSKCMIPTYMNCDSQINKRVDSKEIGIMGCRSRIVNNIFGKSTSINRGNIASVTINLIKLAINSNNNKILFYKELNNLMEESKELLIHRLNKVSNSNMNEYFSNNKIYIDYDKDYYNMLKNGTLSIGFIGLWESLAILKNEKIKTINFIENNYNEAIQIIKFMHNKINQFTNKNKLNFSLLATSGEGISGIFPESDKKIKNLSTLQKSIITKGYYNNSFHIPVELHTKISNKIKYEGNFHKYCTGGSISYVELKEIPTNNIEALKEIIQLFYINDCNYFGINFPLDKCKDCNYINKIDKSCPKCGSTNIIKLRRVSGYLSEENKFASGKKKELKNRKNHSL from the coding sequence ATGTCTAAAAGAAATTTAGCAAATACAAAAGATAATTCCATAAATTTAATATTAGAAAAATCAATTGATTATCAAAAAAATTATATTTTAAAAAGTATAATACCATTGAATTTATCTAAAAATCATAAAAATAAAAATTTTTGGATACATGATCTAGAGTATTATGATATATCACACAATTGTATAGGATTAAATATAAAGACTTTAATAAAAAAAGATAATAAAAATATTTCTTTTGAAAAAGCATTAAAATTACTTTATAAAAAAATTGTTGAAATAACAAATATACAATCAGGCGGAATTGGAATAATAAACTTTGATACTGATATGGCCTATTATTTAAAAAATGAAACAAAAAAAGAAATTTCTTATCATATTAATGATTTTTTTAACAAATTGAACTTACCAATTAGAAAAGGATGTGAAAAACCTTATGTAACTTTAAATTTTGGATTAGATACTTCTGAAAAAGGTCGATTAATTTCAAATGTTTTGTTAGAAGAATTCGAAAAAGGCAATGATGAAAATGAACCTTATATTTTTCCAAATTTAGTATTTAAAATAAAAAACGGTATTAATTATAATGAAAAAGATATTAATTATGATTTATTAATACGAGCTTTAAAAACAACTTCAAAATGTATGATACCAACTTATATGAATTGTGACTCTCAAATAAACAAAAGAGTTGATTCTAAAGAAATAGGAATAATGGGATGTCGTTCACGTATAGTAAACAACATTTTTGGTAAATCTACTTCAATAAATAGAGGTAATATAGCTTCCGTTACCATTAATTTAATAAAATTAGCAATAAATTCCAATAATAATAAAATTCTTTTTTATAAAGAATTAAATAATTTAATGGAAGAATCTAAAGAATTACTAATACACAGATTAAATAAAGTTTCAAACAGTAATATGAATGAATATTTTTCAAATAATAAAATATATATTGATTATGATAAAGATTATTATAACATGTTAAAAAATGGCACTTTATCAATAGGATTTATTGGATTATGGGAATCTTTAGCTATATTAAAAAACGAAAAAATAAAAACTATAAACTTCATAGAAAATAATTATAATGAAGCTATTCAAATAATTAAATTCATGCATAACAAAATAAATCAATTTACAAATAAAAATAAATTAAACTTTTCATTATTAGCAACATCAGGAGAAGGAATATCAGGAATATTTCCAGAAAGTGATAAAAAAATCAAAAATCTAAGTACATTACAAAAAAGCATTATAACTAAAGGGTATTATAACAATTCTTTTCATATTCCCGTAGAATTACATACAAAAATATCAAATAAAATAAAATATGAAGGAAACTTTCATAAATATTGTACAGGCGGCTCAATATCTTATGTTGAATTAAAAGAAATACCAACAAATAATATAGAAGCACTAAAAGAAATAATCCAACTATTTTATATAAATGATTGTAATTATTTTGGTATAAATTTTCCATTGGACAAATGTAAAGATTGTAATTACATAAATAAAATAGATAAAAGTTGTCCCAAATGTGGAAGTACTAATATTATAAAATTAAGAAGAGTTTCTGGATATTTATCTGAAGAAAATAAATTTGCTTCTGGAAAGAAAAAAGAATTAAAAAATAGAAAAAATCATTCTTTATAA
- the folK gene encoding 2-amino-4-hydroxy-6-hydroxymethyldihydropteridine diphosphokinase, with translation MKSYLSLGSNMGNTKKNIDSALQKLQQDSKINITKKSSYYKTEPVGYKNQEWFLNIVIEIETTYTPYELLKKCNEIEKDLKRKRIIRWGPRTIDIDILLYENFTSNDKKLTVPHPRMTERGFVMIPLFEIVPEIKINNKPIKTYMKKFDEDVIKIKD, from the coding sequence ATGAAATCATATCTTAGTCTTGGAAGCAATATGGGAAATACAAAAAAAAATATAGATTCTGCTTTACAAAAATTACAACAAGATTCAAAAATAAATATAACAAAAAAATCATCTTATTACAAAACTGAACCCGTTGGTTATAAAAATCAAGAATGGTTTTTAAACATTGTAATAGAAATAGAAACAACTTATACTCCATATGAATTACTAAAAAAATGTAATGAAATTGAAAAAGATTTAAAAAGAAAAAGAATAATAAGATGGGGACCAAGAACAATAGATATAGATATTTTATTGTATGAAAATTTCACATCAAATGATAAAAAATTAACAGTACCTCACCCAAGAATGACAGAAAGAGGATTTGTTATGATTCCACTATTTGAAATAGTTCCAGAAATAAAAATAAACAATAAACCCATAAAAACTTATATGAAAAAATTTGATGAAGATGTAATAAAAATAAAAGATTAA
- the folE gene encoding GTP cyclohydrolase I FolE: MDKERIKKAVKEILIAIGEDPEREGLIDTPRRIADMYEEIFSGLKQDPGEHLKVFFQAEEHEELVIVKDIPFYSMCEHHFAPFVGKAHVGYLPKGGRLTGLSKLARVVETVAKRPQLQERITTTVADTIMEKLQPYGVIVIVEAEHMCMSMRGVKKPGSKTVTSAVRGVFKNDQKSRAEAMSLILGR, encoded by the coding sequence ATGGATAAAGAAAGAATAAAAAAAGCAGTTAAAGAAATATTGATAGCAATAGGAGAAGATCCAGAAAGAGAAGGATTAATTGATACTCCAAGAAGAATAGCAGATATGTATGAAGAAATATTTTCTGGATTAAAACAAGATCCTGGAGAACACTTAAAAGTATTTTTTCAAGCTGAAGAACATGAAGAATTAGTAATTGTAAAAGATATACCTTTTTATTCTATGTGTGAACATCACTTTGCACCATTTGTTGGAAAAGCTCATGTTGGATACTTACCAAAAGGTGGACGTTTAACTGGGCTCAGCAAACTTGCAAGAGTAGTAGAAACCGTTGCAAAAAGGCCTCAACTCCAAGAAAGAATAACAACAACCGTTGCAGATACAATAATGGAAAAATTACAACCTTATGGAGTAATTGTTATAGTTGAAGCAGAACACATGTGTATGTCTATGAGAGGAGTTAAAAAGCCTGGTTCAAAAACAGTAACTTCAGCTGTAAGAGGAGTTTTCAAAAATGACCAAAAGAGTAGAGCTGAAGCTATGTCATTAATACTCGGAAGGTGA
- a CDS encoding ribonuclease H family protein: MIHIKVDASYKNKKASIGVYIKNKGKKIKNRFQCKSKSSSEAELLAIYFGIKYVIKNNLKNIRIYTDNESNYKLIIGESHTNIDYMKKLIKEITNLLKGTSIEIMYISRKFNKEADKIASKRRKIKYYNTKISV, from the coding sequence ATGATACACATTAAAGTTGATGCTTCATACAAAAATAAAAAAGCAAGTATAGGTGTTTACATTAAAAACAAAGGCAAAAAAATAAAAAATAGATTTCAATGTAAATCAAAAAGCTCTTCAGAAGCAGAACTTCTTGCAATATATTTTGGGATAAAATATGTCATTAAAAACAATTTAAAAAATATAAGAATATACACAGATAATGAATCAAACTATAAATTAATAATAGGAGAATCACATACAAATATTGACTATATGAAAAAATTAATCAAGGAAATTACAAATTTATTAAAAGGAACATCAATAGAAATAATGTATATTTCAAGGAAATTTAATAAAGAAGCAGATAAAATTGCTAGCAAAAGAAGAAAAATTAAATATTATAATACTAAAATTTCAGTTTAA
- a CDS encoding vWA domain-containing protein has translation MNKNLLLKAEELVDNPNSRIPICLCLDVSSSMEGEPINELNEGIKLFYRNIYDDEIARAAAELAIVTFGGEAYFEKDFSSIDIQKIPILKTFGNTPLGEGVNLALNLLEKRKEKYKEKGIDYYQPWLVLMTDGMPNGDENELKKAIKRTQNMVNNKKLTIFPIAIGQYADIKVLNSLSPKRVPLKLKDLNFKKFFEWLSKSVSITSQSNPGDKIKLDVEEIKGWAEL, from the coding sequence ATGAATAAAAATTTATTGTTAAAAGCAGAAGAACTTGTAGATAATCCTAATTCAAGAATACCTATTTGTTTGTGTTTAGATGTAAGTTCTTCAATGGAAGGAGAACCAATAAATGAATTAAACGAAGGAATAAAATTATTTTATAGAAACATATATGATGATGAAATAGCAAGGGCAGCAGCAGAATTAGCAATTGTAACCTTTGGTGGAGAAGCATATTTTGAAAAAGATTTTTCAAGCATTGATATACAAAAAATACCGATTTTAAAAACATTTGGAAACACACCATTAGGAGAAGGAGTAAATTTAGCACTAAATTTATTAGAAAAAAGAAAAGAAAAATATAAAGAAAAAGGTATAGATTACTATCAACCTTGGTTAGTATTAATGACAGATGGAATGCCAAATGGAGATGAAAACGAATTAAAAAAAGCAATAAAAAGAACACAAAATATGGTTAATAATAAAAAATTAACAATTTTTCCAATAGCAATAGGACAATATGCAGACATAAAAGTTTTAAATTCATTATCTCCAAAAAGAGTTCCATTAAAATTAAAAGATTTAAACTTCAAAAAATTCTTTGAGTGGTTGAGTAAAAGTGTAAGCATAACCTCACAATCAAATCCAGGTGATAAAATAAAACTTGATGTAGAAGAAATAAAAGGTTGGGCAGAATTATAA
- a CDS encoding AAA family ATPase, translating into MKKRLPIGRSDFKSLIDDNMYFVDKSMLIKEIIESGDVLLITRPRRFGKTLSQSMMKYFFDITQNNEYIFKNLKIYKEKNIIEKHLNKHPVIYITFKDLKSNNLKKMHDLLAMELSRLYLKHKYVLEVLDNEEKIIYDKIMGREALDADYENSIRSLSEYMERYYGKKVIILIDEYDTPIQQAYLHGYYDEIISLIGNLFGMALKDNVYLEKAVLTGITRVSKESIFTGVNNLKVSTVLNELFNDKYGLTKEEVEETLKYYELEYEEKEVIDWYNGYNFGGVEIYNPFSIINLVDEKKIRPYWMNTSGNYLIRKLIKEGTVNIKDNVERLINGEEVECEIIETMVYGDLNLNSESAIWTLFLFSGYLKWTSKKRKNNITMYKVKIPNEEVKDFFVQTVRNMLRESNININNILLNLINGYIEEFKEDFQKLTMNTLSYFDVSGEEPERFYHGLILGMSVGLKEKYIIKSNRETGLGRADVILIPKDKTDKGIIIEFKKFYKNEKTLLNSAKNGLKQINEKKYEEEIKNYGINDIIKVSIAFDKKEVEIVSNLDKDVELTEMEKVAKGMLKKGLDINMISELTNIPIEKIKNLYDHL; encoded by the coding sequence ATGAAAAAAAGACTTCCAATAGGAAGAAGTGACTTTAAATCATTAATAGATGACAATATGTATTTTGTAGATAAAAGTATGTTAATCAAAGAAATTATTGAAAGTGGAGACGTTCTATTAATAACAAGACCAAGAAGGTTTGGTAAAACTCTCAGTCAATCTATGATGAAATACTTTTTTGATATTACTCAAAACAACGAATACATCTTTAAAAACTTAAAGATATACAAAGAAAAAAATATAATAGAAAAACATTTAAATAAGCACCCAGTTATATACATCACCTTTAAAGATTTAAAGTCTAATAACTTAAAAAAGATGCATGATTTATTAGCCATGGAGCTTTCAAGGTTGTATTTAAAGCATAAGTATGTTTTAGAAGTTTTAGATAATGAAGAAAAAATTATATATGATAAAATAATGGGTAGAGAAGCTTTAGATGCTGATTATGAAAATTCTATAAGAAGTTTATCAGAATACATGGAAAGATATTATGGTAAAAAAGTAATAATATTAATAGATGAATACGATACTCCCATTCAACAAGCTTACTTACACGGATACTATGATGAAATAATATCTTTAATTGGTAACTTGTTTGGCATGGCTTTAAAAGACAATGTATATCTTGAAAAAGCAGTTCTTACTGGAATAACAAGAGTATCAAAAGAAAGTATCTTTACTGGTGTGAATAACTTAAAGGTTTCTACTGTATTGAATGAACTATTTAATGATAAGTATGGTTTAACTAAAGAAGAAGTTGAAGAAACACTTAAGTATTATGAGCTTGAATATGAAGAAAAAGAAGTTATAGATTGGTACAATGGTTATAACTTTGGCGGTGTTGAAATTTACAATCCTTTTTCTATTATAAACTTAGTAGATGAAAAAAAGATAAGACCATATTGGATGAATACGAGTGGGAATTATTTAATAAGAAAACTAATAAAAGAAGGAACTGTTAATATAAAAGATAATGTAGAAAGGTTAATAAACGGAGAAGAAGTAGAGTGCGAAATAATAGAAACAATGGTTTATGGTGATTTAAACTTAAACAGTGAAAGTGCAATTTGGACATTATTTTTATTTAGTGGTTACTTAAAGTGGACGAGTAAAAAAAGAAAAAATAATATAACAATGTATAAAGTAAAGATACCAAATGAAGAAGTAAAAGATTTTTTTGTACAAACAGTTAGAAATATGTTGAGAGAATCAAATATAAACATTAATAATATACTATTGAACCTAATAAATGGATACATAGAAGAGTTTAAAGAAGACTTTCAAAAACTAACAATGAATACATTGAGTTATTTTGACGTTAGCGGAGAAGAACCAGAAAGATTTTATCATGGACTAATACTTGGAATGAGCGTTGGTTTGAAAGAAAAGTATATAATAAAGAGTAATAGAGAAACAGGACTTGGAAGAGCTGATGTTATATTAATTCCAAAAGATAAAACAGATAAAGGAATAATTATTGAGTTTAAAAAGTTTTATAAAAACGAAAAAACACTATTAAATAGTGCTAAAAATGGATTGAAACAAATAAATGAAAAGAAGTATGAAGAAGAGATAAAAAACTATGGTATAAATGATATAATAAAAGTTTCAATAGCTTTTGATAAAAAAGAGGTTGAAATTGTTAGTAATTTAGATAAAGATGTTGAATTAACAGAGATGGAGAAAGTGGCAAAAGGAATGTTGAAAAAAGGATTAGATATAAATATGATTTCTGAATTAACTAATATTCCAATAGAAAAAATAAAAAATTTGTATGATCATTTATAA
- the folB gene encoding dihydroneopterin aldolase: MDKIIMKNLGFYGYHGVLKEENKLGQKFFIDVEMYLNLEKAGKTDDVNDTISYAETYKVVKKIVENENHNLLEKIAQRICNELFKDFEKIDEIKVKIRKPEAPVHGIYDYFGIEIRRKRNEIIS, encoded by the coding sequence ATGGATAAAATAATAATGAAAAATTTAGGTTTTTATGGTTACCATGGTGTTTTAAAAGAAGAAAATAAATTAGGTCAAAAATTCTTTATAGATGTTGAAATGTATTTAAACTTAGAAAAAGCGGGAAAAACAGATGATGTTAATGATACTATTTCTTACGCCGAAACATATAAAGTTGTAAAAAAAATAGTAGAAAATGAAAACCACAATTTATTAGAAAAAATAGCTCAAAGAATATGCAATGAACTATTTAAAGACTTTGAAAAAATAGATGAAATAAAAGTAAAAATAAGAAAACCAGAAGCACCCGTACATGGAATATATGATTACTTTGGCATAGAAATAAGGAGAAAAAGAAATGAAATCATATCTTAG
- a CDS encoding PIN domain-containing protein yields the protein MSNIVNFKNKSKKSTPIILDTNSIINNINNCKNLITTYNNVIIPFMCIEELEKLKTSPKTHYAAQKAIKFLEKFYKLNKIKFINSFPNLLPIEYQELNPDNLILSVCINYKKENPIFITSDKLLKIKAKALDINTYDINEIFIIY from the coding sequence ATGTCTAATATAGTAAACTTTAAAAATAAATCAAAAAAATCTACACCAATTATTTTAGATACTAATTCAATTATAAACAATATCAATAACTGTAAAAATTTAATTACTACATATAATAATGTAATTATACCTTTTATGTGTATTGAAGAATTAGAAAAACTAAAAACATCACCTAAAACGCATTATGCCGCTCAAAAAGCTATAAAATTTTTAGAAAAATTTTATAAATTAAATAAAATAAAATTTATTAATTCATTTCCAAATCTTCTACCAATAGAATATCAGGAATTAAATCCAGATAATTTAATACTTTCAGTATGTATAAATTATAAAAAAGAAAATCCAATTTTTATAACTTCAGATAAATTATTAAAAATTAAAGCAAAAGCATTAGATATAAATACATATGATATAAACGAAATATTTATAATATACTAA
- the folP gene encoding dihydropteroate synthase yields MRRIDYKFHRKINVKMKNTDFNFGTKTYIMGILNVTPDSFSDGGDFVDLEKSIEHAKKMEKDGADIIDIGGESTRPGSKEVSSNEEINRVIPVLKKLINEINIPISIDTSKAIVAEEALKCGAHMINDVWGLQKDSNMANVVAKYNVPICIMHNQNDTEYKKDIIEEIIDFLKISINIALNAGIKKENIILDPGIGFGKTPEQNMEVMARLGELNDLGYPILLGTSRKSMIGKILDLPPKERVEGTIATSVMGIIQGIDILRVHDVKENIRAIKVTDAIVRK; encoded by the coding sequence ATGAGAAGAATAGACTATAAATTTCATAGAAAAATAAATGTAAAAATGAAAAATACTGATTTTAATTTTGGAACAAAAACTTATATAATGGGAATATTGAATGTAACTCCAGATTCTTTTTCAGATGGTGGCGACTTTGTTGACTTAGAAAAATCAATTGAACATGCTAAAAAAATGGAAAAAGATGGAGCAGATATAATAGATATAGGAGGAGAATCTACTCGACCTGGATCAAAAGAAGTAAGTTCAAATGAAGAAATAAATAGAGTAATACCTGTTTTAAAAAAATTAATAAATGAAATAAATATACCAATTTCTATTGATACTTCGAAAGCCATTGTTGCAGAAGAAGCACTCAAATGCGGAGCACACATGATAAATGATGTTTGGGGATTACAAAAAGACTCAAACATGGCAAATGTTGTTGCAAAATACAATGTACCAATATGTATAATGCACAATCAAAATGATACCGAATATAAAAAAGACATAATAGAAGAAATAATAGATTTCTTAAAAATATCTATAAACATAGCTTTAAATGCTGGAATAAAAAAAGAAAATATTATTTTAGATCCTGGAATAGGATTTGGAAAAACTCCTGAACAAAATATGGAAGTTATGGCAAGACTTGGTGAATTAAATGATCTTGGATATCCAATCTTATTAGGAACTTCAAGAAAATCAATGATTGGAAAAATTTTAGACTTACCCCCAAAAGAAAGAGTAGAAGGAACTATAGCTACATCCGTAATGGGTATCATACAAGGAATAGATATACTCAGAGTACACGATGTTAAAGAAAATATAAGAGCAATTAAAGTTACAGATGCTATTGTGAGGAAATAA
- a CDS encoding vWA domain-containing protein yields MKNSILVRTEDLINNPTPRIPICLCLDTSGSMDALSGNFKLTGKTCFKDGKEWNVATGGVTRLSKLQDGLEIFYNAIKTDEIASASAEICIVEFNDNANCILDFANIKRQKIPNLKTSGNTAMGKGVNLALDLLEKRKEEYREKGVDYYQPWLVLMTDGEPNGNPKELSRAIERTRKMIENRKLTIFPIGIGDEAGMETLQKFSPNRQPLKLKGLKFKEFFTWLSQSVSRTSQSMPGEKIQLDIEKIKSWGEL; encoded by the coding sequence ATGAAAAATAGCATATTAGTTAGAACAGAAGATTTAATTAATAATCCAACACCAAGAATTCCAATATGTTTATGCTTAGATACAAGTGGTTCAATGGATGCACTTAGCGGAAATTTTAAACTAACAGGAAAAACTTGTTTTAAAGATGGGAAAGAATGGAATGTTGCAACAGGTGGAGTAACTAGACTTAGCAAACTTCAAGATGGATTAGAAATTTTTTATAATGCCATTAAAACAGATGAAATAGCATCAGCTTCTGCTGAAATTTGTATTGTTGAATTTAATGATAATGCAAATTGTATATTAGATTTCGCAAATATTAAAAGACAAAAAATTCCAAATTTAAAAACATCAGGAAATACAGCAATGGGCAAAGGAGTAAATTTAGCCTTAGATTTATTAGAAAAAAGAAAAGAAGAATATAGAGAAAAAGGTGTAGATTATTATCAACCATGGTTAGTATTAATGACAGATGGAGAACCAAATGGAAATCCCAAAGAATTGTCAAGAGCAATTGAAAGAACAAGAAAAATGATTGAAAATAGAAAACTAACTATTTTTCCAATAGGTATAGGTGACGAAGCTGGAATGGAAACATTACAAAAGTTTTCTCCAAATAGGCAACCATTAAAATTAAAAGGTTTAAAATTTAAAGAATTTTTTACTTGGTTAAGCCAAAGCGTATCAAGAACTTCACAATCAATGCCAGGAGAAAAAATACAATTGGATATCGAAAAAATCAAAAGTTGGGGAGAATTATAA
- a CDS encoding protein kinase domain-containing protein, giving the protein MTLKEISINLNIDIKKLLFELNKIGIFILNPNKELSNSQITLIKKYISKDKNEKKQNKELKKIVKRHKIFIDTSSILDKNFEIFCNQIEPLLLKYKKKIIIIPKVFNELYNYLENEQLKEKVKKNIKILSKLREKNLIEIRVETRNNFVDNVFFIQFSKYRLKHKLLLITQDKKLSNSIIKLNKIKSPKENNVRVMKISNNGILYDFKELNNYQSNSNKKKSNETKIKITNVPNDIIPIKNIPSIGSNVYTDFGEKIKLISKISSGGEGTVYKTNTNYVCKIYKKEKITIRKFEKLKLMIKKSLNYNGICWPHKIIFNNSGEFVGYLMPMAFGKELKRMYFIEPKKKLINWKKIDAVNLAITILEKINYLHSNNIILGDINPMNILVVNPKEVYFVDTDSYQIERFPCPVGTIEFTPPELQGKNFGNIIRTLKNEYFAIAILLFMLMLPGKHPYSQKGGEDIKKNIKNMNFPYTFMKQTNKVAPEGMWVFIWSHLTYALKEKFFNIFNKNGKYSHLKTRLNTKQWLNEMEKYKLFLENNSKIVDKMSLNMFPTRYKKLGNLIYKNNK; this is encoded by the coding sequence ATGACTTTAAAAGAAATATCAATAAATTTAAATATTGATATAAAAAAACTTTTATTTGAATTAAATAAAATCGGAATATTTATTCTTAATCCAAATAAAGAATTGAGTAATTCTCAAATAACACTAATAAAAAAATATATAAGTAAAGATAAAAATGAAAAAAAACAAAATAAAGAGTTAAAAAAAATTGTTAAAAGACATAAAATTTTTATAGATACATCTAGCATTTTAGATAAAAATTTTGAAATATTTTGTAATCAAATAGAACCATTATTATTAAAGTATAAAAAAAAAATAATAATAATTCCTAAAGTTTTTAATGAACTGTACAATTATTTAGAAAATGAACAATTAAAAGAAAAAGTTAAAAAAAATATAAAAATTTTATCAAAATTAAGAGAAAAAAATTTAATAGAAATAAGAGTAGAAACAAGAAATAATTTTGTTGATAATGTTTTTTTTATACAATTTTCAAAATATAGATTAAAACATAAATTATTATTGATTACACAAGATAAAAAGCTTTCAAATAGCATAATCAAATTGAACAAAATCAAATCACCAAAAGAAAATAATGTCAGAGTTATGAAAATATCAAATAATGGAATTTTATATGATTTCAAAGAATTAAATAACTATCAATCAAATTCTAATAAAAAAAAATCAAACGAAACTAAAATAAAAATTACTAATGTACCAAATGACATTATTCCAATAAAAAATATACCAAGTATTGGTAGTAATGTTTACACAGATTTTGGAGAAAAAATCAAATTAATAAGTAAAATCTCTTCTGGTGGTGAAGGAACTGTATATAAAACTAATACAAATTATGTTTGTAAAATATATAAAAAAGAAAAAATTACAATACGAAAATTTGAAAAATTAAAACTTATGATAAAAAAATCTTTAAATTATAATGGCATATGTTGGCCACATAAAATTATTTTTAATAATTCAGGAGAATTTGTAGGCTATTTAATGCCTATGGCATTTGGAAAAGAATTAAAAAGAATGTATTTTATTGAACCAAAGAAAAAATTAATTAACTGGAAAAAAATTGATGCTGTTAATCTTGCAATTACCATTTTAGAAAAAATTAATTATTTACACAGTAATAATATAATTTTAGGAGATATAAATCCTATGAATATTTTAGTAGTAAATCCTAAAGAAGTTTATTTTGTTGATACAGATAGTTATCAAATTGAAAGATTCCCTTGTCCTGTTGGAACAATAGAATTTACACCTCCAGAACTCCAAGGAAAAAATTTTGGGAATATTATTAGAACTTTAAAAAACGAATATTTTGCTATAGCTATATTATTATTTATGCTTATGCTTCCGGGAAAACATCCATATTCACAAAAAGGGGGTGAAGATATTAAAAAAAACATAAAAAATATGAATTTTCCTTATACTTTTATGAAACAAACAAATAAAGTAGCTCCAGAAGGTATGTGGGTTTTTATTTGGAGTCATTTAACTTATGCATTAAAAGAAAAATTTTTTAATATTTTTAATAAAAATGGCAAATATAGTCATTTAAAAACAAGATTGAATACAAAACAATGGTTAAATGAAATGGAAAAATATAAACTTTTTTTAGAAAATAATTCAAAAATCGTAGATAAAATGTCTTTAAATATGTTCCCTACCAGATACAAAAAATTAGGTAATTTAATTTATAAAAATAATAAATAG
- a CDS encoding double zinc ribbon domain-containing protein, giving the protein MTSGWKKCPNCGEEVRDYNRKCFNCGWIFYKKKCPRCGKYMDDSTKECPRCGWYFYWNEYIGEDDGCYENYEDDNDYEENYENDWDFLTDLASDVSGIDSDYIGNAGDILDDYGY; this is encoded by the coding sequence ATGACTTCAGGTTGGAAAAAATGTCCTAATTGTGGGGAAGAAGTACGAGATTATAACAGAAAATGCTTTAATTGTGGATGGATTTTTTATAAAAAAAAATGTCCTAGATGTGGAAAATATATGGATGATAGTACAAAAGAATGTCCTAGATGTGGATGGTATTTTTATTGGAATGAATATATCGGAGAAGATGATGGTTGTTATGAAAATTATGAAGATGATAATGATTACGAAGAAAATTATGAAAATGATTGGGATTTTTTAACTGATTTAGCTAGTGATGTTTCTGGTATAGATTCAGATTACATTGGAAATGCTGGAGACATTCTTGATGATTATGGATATTAA